The Nitrospirota bacterium genome has a window encoding:
- the pgeF gene encoding peptidoglycan editing factor PgeF yields MIEPFIVPDNMKGSRIRAFFTTKALDGSNLTLSQEIGIPPDKIYMPIQKHTNKVYILRDSEEPVIADAVLTRKSNVLIGVAVADCVPILLYDPVRMTVGAVHAGWRGTAQGILSEAIDSMARNFYTKVEDIFIAMGPSIRGCCYTVGFDVIAAIKKSVRLDSETAEGNFVSSKGDAFYLDLVEANKTQAISLGVSEKKIWISPECTFCNSSKFYSYRYAKGTTGRQGGYIGLTG; encoded by the coding sequence TTGATCGAGCCATTTATAGTGCCGGACAACATGAAGGGCAGCCGTATCAGGGCCTTTTTTACAACAAAAGCACTGGATGGCAGTAACCTTACCCTCTCGCAGGAAATTGGAATACCGCCTGATAAGATTTATATGCCTATTCAAAAACACACGAATAAGGTTTATATATTGAGGGATAGTGAGGAACCAGTAATAGCAGATGCTGTATTAACCAGGAAGAGCAATGTTTTGATAGGGGTTGCAGTGGCTGACTGTGTGCCCATACTTTTATACGACCCTGTAAGAATGACTGTTGGCGCTGTTCACGCTGGATGGAGAGGCACTGCCCAGGGAATTTTAAGCGAGGCCATTGACTCTATGGCACGCAATTTTTATACAAAGGTGGAAGACATTTTTATAGCCATGGGTCCGAGCATAAGGGGCTGCTGCTACACAGTGGGCTTTGATGTTATTGCAGCAATAAAAAAGTCGGTGCGACTCGATTCCGAGACTGCAGAAGGCAACTTCGTGAGCAGTAAAGGAGATGCCTTTTATTTAGACCTTGTGGAAGCAAACAAAACACAGGCCATTTCTCTCGGTGTGAGCGAGAAAAAAATATGGATTTCCCCTGAATGCACTTTCTGCAACAGCAGCAAATTTTATTCTTACAGGTATGCTAAGGGTACAACCGGCAGGCAGGGCGGGTATATAGGTCTTACAGGCTGA